A genome region from Brooklawnia propionicigenes includes the following:
- a CDS encoding PocR ligand-binding domain-containing protein: MTDLEQERWNLDQVQRMTADYSEATGLASVIVEARGVPVAAPCAFTEFCQAMRSDPVRAKLCESCDAHGGLQSLIEQSPRIYRCHAGLIDFSVPMMEGDKYLGAIASGQVRQTDDADQPQYLTTGSTWQDDPRLVELYNQVPVYSRRRIIAASETLLGLSKSAGLVNKCPIFNLPTRSGSRAAETVHPERTQPQFQLLTQIVSADDESGSRTVSEHHAALRDALTAENLDEAFIQGMRPAVSAIVSASVYRGAQNL, encoded by the coding sequence ATGACAGATCTGGAACAAGAACGATGGAACTTGGACCAGGTTCAGCGGATGACCGCAGACTATTCCGAAGCGACGGGACTCGCTTCGGTAATCGTGGAGGCGCGCGGGGTACCAGTGGCGGCACCCTGCGCATTCACCGAGTTCTGCCAGGCCATGCGCTCGGATCCGGTGCGAGCCAAGCTTTGTGAGAGCTGTGACGCTCATGGCGGACTGCAGTCTCTGATCGAACAGTCGCCGCGCATCTATCGATGTCATGCCGGCCTGATCGACTTCAGTGTGCCGATGATGGAAGGAGACAAGTATCTGGGAGCGATCGCTTCGGGTCAGGTGCGTCAGACCGACGACGCCGATCAACCGCAGTATCTGACCACCGGTAGCACCTGGCAGGACGATCCACGCCTGGTCGAGCTGTACAACCAGGTTCCCGTCTATTCACGCCGACGCATCATTGCGGCATCGGAGACGCTGCTCGGGCTGAGCAAGTCCGCCGGACTGGTCAACAAGTGCCCGATCTTCAATCTGCCGACCAGGTCGGGCTCTCGTGCCGCCGAGACGGTGCACCCGGAGCGCACTCAACCGCAATTCCAGTTGCTGACCCAGATCGTTTCAGCAGATGACGAATCCGGCTCCCGAACCGTCTCCGAGCACCACGCTGCGCTGCGCGATGCGCTCACCGCGGAGAACCTGGACGAAGCATTCATCCAAGGCATGCGTCCGGCAGTATCAGCTATCGTCAGCGCAAGCGTCTATCGCGGGGCACAAAACCTCTGA
- a CDS encoding DNA polymerase Y family protein, whose protein sequence is MTTTLAPVRCLAAWFPDWPVNAWWLAEDQPQTGPVAVIEANRITACSPAARAEGVRCGQRRREAQARCPQLTVVPADPRRDEQMFTPLVVTIEQIVPKIQVVRPGLVAMRTRGPARYYGGEAAAAEAILAQISELGVAGSRAGIADGLFTAEQAAVHADPILVVPPGAAAGYLAPLPVNRLGDAELSELLPRLGMHTLGDFAAMSVGDVRDRFGDRGVRLHALACGRDPREVVPRRLPPEFDRQIDFDPPLALAEQVAFSVQATAEDFVAGLAAQQLVCTELRVILRAEQGEHVERVWLHPGCFDAAAVVDRVRWQLQAAAGNAIGSGLVRVRLEPVATDAIAHHAPGLFGSGTDEKVHHVLSRVQSMLGHEAVVTPAIGGGRGLAERQLMVPWGDRAVLRHPADRPWPGRLPDPLPATVFPQRRRVEVTDADGVRVGVDDRLLLTGIPAQLSVGAAHLQLASWAGPWPVSERGWDAAQATKGCRFQVADVTGGAWLLMLDDQGWWAEGRYD, encoded by the coding sequence ATGACTACCACTCTTGCGCCGGTTAGGTGTCTGGCCGCCTGGTTTCCGGATTGGCCGGTGAATGCCTGGTGGCTGGCCGAAGATCAGCCGCAGACCGGGCCGGTGGCGGTGATCGAGGCCAACCGGATCACCGCCTGCTCGCCGGCCGCGCGTGCCGAAGGCGTGCGTTGTGGTCAGCGGCGCCGCGAGGCGCAGGCCCGCTGCCCACAGCTGACCGTGGTGCCGGCCGATCCCCGACGTGACGAGCAGATGTTTACCCCACTGGTGGTCACGATCGAGCAGATCGTGCCGAAAATACAGGTGGTGCGTCCCGGGCTGGTAGCAATGCGGACGAGGGGCCCGGCCCGCTACTACGGTGGCGAGGCCGCGGCTGCTGAGGCGATCCTCGCCCAGATCTCCGAGTTGGGTGTTGCCGGCAGCCGGGCAGGAATAGCCGACGGTCTGTTCACCGCCGAACAGGCGGCTGTTCACGCCGATCCGATTCTGGTGGTACCACCCGGTGCTGCGGCCGGTTATCTGGCGCCGCTCCCGGTGAACCGGCTGGGCGATGCGGAGCTGAGCGAGCTGCTGCCCAGGCTGGGGATGCACACTTTGGGAGACTTCGCGGCGATGAGCGTCGGCGATGTCCGCGATCGCTTCGGCGACCGTGGCGTCCGGTTGCATGCGCTGGCGTGCGGACGAGATCCCCGCGAGGTGGTTCCACGCAGGCTGCCGCCCGAGTTCGACCGTCAGATCGACTTCGATCCGCCGCTGGCATTGGCTGAACAGGTCGCGTTCAGTGTGCAGGCCACCGCTGAGGATTTCGTCGCCGGGCTGGCTGCTCAGCAGTTGGTCTGCACCGAGCTGCGGGTCATCCTGCGGGCCGAGCAGGGCGAGCATGTCGAGCGGGTCTGGTTGCATCCGGGCTGTTTCGATGCGGCGGCGGTGGTCGATCGGGTGCGCTGGCAGTTGCAGGCGGCGGCAGGTAACGCGATCGGCAGCGGGCTGGTGCGGGTACGTCTCGAGCCGGTAGCGACCGATGCGATCGCCCATCATGCCCCCGGCCTGTTCGGCTCCGGCACCGACGAGAAGGTGCATCACGTGCTCTCCCGGGTGCAGTCGATGCTGGGTCACGAGGCGGTGGTCACCCCGGCCATCGGTGGTGGACGCGGGCTGGCCGAACGGCAGCTGATGGTGCCGTGGGGTGACCGGGCGGTGTTGCGTCACCCAGCTGATCGTCCCTGGCCGGGACGATTGCCCGATCCGCTGCCGGCCACCGTCTTTCCGCAGCGTCGCCGGGTCGAGGTGACCGACGCCGACGGCGTGCGGGTCGGTGTCGATGACCGGTTGCTGCTGACCGGTATCCCGGCCCAGCTGAGTGTGGGAGCCGCTCACCTGCAGCTGGCCAGCTGGGCTGGTCCGTGGCCGGTCAGCGAACGGGGCTGGGACGCTGCACAGGCAACCAAGGGCTGCCGTTTCCAGGTAGCAGACGTCACCGGCGGCGCCTGGTTGCTGATGCTCGACGATCAGGGCTGGTGGGCTGAGGGACGGTACGACTGA
- a CDS encoding ATP-binding cassette domain-containing protein — protein sequence MASGPEGTVFGPVDLDLYPGELCIVTGDEGSGKSAFLLTLSGRFRGATGDLTICGIDALARPYEAIQNTAVARLGNYVLPEDRLTVTESISERAYLDGISLAEAERRAAQMEEILGFRIERGAEIEQLDPVTRIVGATALVALRPARVIVVDDVDAAVPHADQVAMYQYLIKLAQFNGAAIVCTAINGDTVPKGVLRVRLASRRRSYVHAYTDHEPAEMTVVDTDPVISADPLLDTDTGTVIVTRTGEN from the coding sequence ATGGCGTCGGGACCGGAAGGAACAGTCTTCGGCCCGGTCGATCTCGACCTGTATCCCGGCGAGTTGTGCATCGTGACAGGTGATGAAGGTTCCGGGAAGTCGGCATTCCTGCTGACTCTTTCCGGACGATTCCGCGGCGCGACCGGAGACCTCACGATCTGCGGCATCGATGCGCTGGCCAGACCCTACGAGGCGATACAGAACACTGCTGTAGCCCGGCTCGGAAACTATGTACTGCCCGAAGATCGCCTCACTGTGACCGAATCCATTTCTGAGCGCGCCTACCTTGACGGCATTTCCTTGGCCGAGGCCGAACGCCGCGCCGCCCAGATGGAGGAGATACTCGGTTTCCGCATCGAACGCGGCGCAGAGATCGAGCAGTTGGATCCGGTCACCAGGATTGTCGGCGCAACGGCGCTTGTGGCGCTGCGTCCGGCACGTGTGATCGTCGTCGACGACGTGGACGCCGCAGTTCCGCATGCCGACCAGGTCGCCATGTATCAGTACCTCATCAAACTCGCCCAATTCAACGGGGCCGCAATAGTCTGTACGGCCATCAATGGCGATACCGTCCCGAAGGGTGTGCTGCGCGTGCGGCTCGCCTCGCGCCGGCGTTCTTATGTGCATGCCTATACCGACCATGAACCGGCCGAGATGACCGTCGTGGATACCGATCCGGTGATATCGGCAGATCCATTGCTGGACACCGACACCGGCACCGTCATCGTCACAAGAACAGGTGAGAACTGA
- a CDS encoding YhgE/Pip domain-containing protein — translation MSVQPASRLLQYEFRRFKGKSRLALIFVLLIPFLYGCIYLHANWNLYANIDEVQVAVVNHDKPVEFQGRTIAAGQMFEDGLREEPTFDWQFLGGDDAKAQQGLSDGDYYMIIEVPEDFSSNLVSAGSYDAVRASLTLYRDDANGFIIGTLTSKADDALSRTLDSTVSEAYFKALFVSIEQIREQLTTASTGAAQLDSGLAQAATGVSQLNDAVTSIDTSGMQAQLDALNSGLDDVDASMQTMAGAVGTMRDGAGDLAGVSNTVINGASNVESSLAPINDFFQNQLPNMQGDAVELGDINAALVAGENGGLVTELSGDLSGATVAAQRLLVSHPELATDPNYQDLVSQLASATILHAEIHSKATAQATLIAGLKANLDPTLLQAAANAAQSASDTLNNATAQLQTGVSKIETGMTQADGATAQLYAGVSALRATASDVMAQAPKLISGVVQLTNALGQLNTAMPQLSSGAHELAEGLSAGVSQIPSLSENQQETLSSVMASPVDIEQVVYHDAKYYGRGLAPMFFSIALWMATVSMFLVIRTISGRALTGRASFLRTTLFGCGPVAVVAVASAMILGFGVWVLLGLDPVHPWLYLLLLVVASLCFTSLAYALRVLLGSPQTAVFLVALIVQLPACGGTFPVSMLNAFYQGLAVISPMRYSVDAFRVAISGGNPAVYWGSVGVLAGILACATVAIGWLIRRRMIFEMRDIHPPMVTSTSTADYAFSVRPR, via the coding sequence ATGAGCGTCCAACCGGCATCGCGCCTGCTCCAGTACGAATTCCGCCGCTTCAAGGGCAAGTCGAGACTCGCGCTCATCTTCGTCCTGCTCATCCCTTTTCTGTACGGATGCATCTACCTGCACGCCAACTGGAACCTGTACGCGAACATCGATGAAGTCCAGGTGGCGGTCGTCAATCATGACAAGCCGGTCGAATTCCAGGGCCGTACCATCGCCGCCGGCCAGATGTTCGAAGATGGTCTCCGCGAAGAGCCGACATTCGACTGGCAGTTTCTCGGGGGCGACGACGCGAAAGCACAACAAGGTCTGTCCGACGGTGATTATTACATGATCATCGAGGTTCCGGAGGACTTCTCGTCCAATCTGGTGAGTGCCGGATCCTACGACGCGGTTCGAGCCAGCCTGACGCTTTATCGCGATGACGCGAATGGCTTCATCATCGGCACGCTCACCAGCAAGGCGGACGATGCCTTGTCCAGGACTCTCGACTCGACCGTTTCGGAGGCCTATTTCAAGGCGTTGTTCGTGAGCATCGAGCAGATCCGGGAGCAACTGACGACGGCATCGACCGGAGCTGCCCAGCTCGACAGCGGACTGGCCCAGGCAGCCACCGGGGTGAGTCAGCTCAATGATGCCGTGACAAGCATCGATACGTCCGGAATGCAGGCTCAATTGGACGCCTTGAATTCGGGACTCGATGATGTCGATGCCAGCATGCAGACGATGGCCGGGGCGGTCGGCACCATGCGCGATGGCGCCGGCGATCTGGCCGGAGTCAGTAATACCGTGATCAACGGCGCATCCAATGTGGAAAGTTCGCTGGCGCCGATCAACGACTTCTTTCAGAATCAGCTGCCAAATATGCAAGGCGATGCCGTAGAACTGGGAGATATCAATGCCGCTTTGGTGGCCGGCGAGAATGGTGGGCTGGTCACCGAACTGAGCGGCGATCTTTCCGGTGCCACGGTGGCGGCGCAGAGATTGCTGGTCAGCCATCCCGAATTGGCGACCGACCCGAACTATCAGGACTTGGTTTCACAACTTGCGAGTGCGACGATTCTGCATGCCGAGATCCATTCGAAGGCGACCGCACAGGCGACGTTGATCGCCGGCCTGAAGGCAAATCTCGATCCGACGTTGCTCCAAGCCGCCGCGAACGCTGCTCAGTCGGCTTCCGACACCTTGAACAATGCGACGGCCCAGCTTCAGACCGGCGTCTCCAAGATCGAGACAGGTATGACTCAGGCCGATGGTGCCACGGCCCAGCTCTACGCCGGGGTCTCGGCCCTGCGCGCCACGGCGAGCGATGTCATGGCGCAGGCTCCGAAGCTGATCAGCGGCGTGGTGCAACTCACCAATGCGCTCGGTCAGCTGAACACGGCGATGCCGCAACTGTCCAGCGGAGCCCACGAATTGGCCGAGGGCCTCAGCGCCGGGGTGAGCCAGATTCCCTCGCTGAGTGAGAACCAACAGGAGACGCTGTCCTCGGTGATGGCTTCGCCGGTCGATATCGAACAGGTCGTGTACCACGACGCGAAGTACTACGGGCGTGGTCTGGCCCCGATGTTCTTCTCCATCGCACTGTGGATGGCCACGGTCTCGATGTTCCTGGTCATCCGCACGATCTCCGGGCGGGCATTGACCGGCCGGGCATCCTTCCTACGGACGACACTTTTCGGCTGCGGTCCGGTGGCGGTGGTCGCCGTGGCCTCGGCGATGATCCTCGGCTTCGGCGTGTGGGTGCTTCTCGGCCTGGATCCGGTACATCCATGGCTGTATCTGCTGCTGCTGGTCGTGGCGTCCTTGTGCTTCACGTCGCTTGCCTATGCGCTGCGCGTCCTGCTCGGCTCCCCGCAAACGGCGGTCTTCCTGGTTGCGCTGATCGTGCAGCTGCCGGCCTGTGGCGGCACGTTCCCGGTATCCATGCTGAACGCGTTCTATCAGGGACTCGCCGTGATCTCGCCGATGCGCTATTCGGTGGATGCCTTCCGCGTGGCGATCTCCGGTGGGAATCCCGCGGTCTACTGGGGGAGTGTGGGCGTGCTGGCCGGGATCCTGGCCTGCGCAACGGTCGCGATCGGATGGCTGATCCGGCGCCGGATGATCTTCGAGATGCGCGATATCCATCCGCCGATGGTCACCTCGACCAGCACCGCCGATTACGCGTTCTCGGTGCGTCCTCGCTAA
- a CDS encoding CotH kinase family protein, translating to MVIRRWWTSVLALGVAVLLGLVGCSSAGSASGDASELAGTGTVASGSIFDSSEAHEVIIDVGQDDLTLMLQTYMDSGDKDWVSATVTMDGTVFENVGIKLKGNSSLRGVTTESAPQDLPWRIKLDKYVSGANLDGYTDFTVRANSTETSLNEAVALDLLGTAGLASEQAVESSFSVNGSDAQLRLVVQNLDESWVADNFPDAGSDSVLYKAEADGSWSWLGSDADYSDSFDIEAGPDDYAPLVQLLDLVNNGTEEEIAAQLPNLLDIDSFATYLAFEELVNNSDDIDGPGNNSYLFWDSTTQKFTVVAWDHNLAFGGSPGGMGGTSSGMPSGMPSGMRPSDMPSDWQSGGMPGGQGNGMPAGQMPSGMPSDMQSSGGAWGGGMPGGMGGNNPLVTAFEANEEWTALKTQAASDLQSALIDSGALTSSLDRWVEVVKSSGLIDEATITSEADQIRSYA from the coding sequence ATGGTGATTCGACGTTGGTGGACGTCCGTGCTGGCGCTCGGAGTCGCGGTATTGCTCGGTTTAGTGGGGTGTTCGTCAGCTGGCTCGGCGTCAGGTGACGCCTCAGAGCTGGCCGGCACGGGCACGGTGGCCAGCGGAAGCATCTTCGATTCGTCCGAGGCCCATGAGGTGATCATTGATGTGGGTCAGGACGATTTGACATTAATGCTGCAGACGTACATGGACAGCGGCGACAAGGATTGGGTCTCTGCGACTGTCACGATGGACGGCACGGTCTTCGAGAATGTCGGCATCAAACTCAAGGGCAACTCGTCGTTGAGAGGAGTGACTACCGAATCGGCGCCGCAGGACCTGCCCTGGCGTATCAAACTCGACAAATACGTGAGTGGTGCAAATCTGGACGGTTACACCGATTTCACGGTGCGGGCGAACTCGACTGAGACATCCCTCAACGAGGCGGTTGCTCTGGATCTGCTGGGCACGGCCGGCCTGGCCAGTGAACAGGCCGTCGAATCGTCCTTCTCGGTGAACGGCAGCGACGCCCAACTCAGACTCGTCGTGCAGAACCTGGATGAGAGCTGGGTTGCCGACAACTTCCCGGATGCAGGCAGTGACTCGGTCCTCTACAAGGCAGAAGCGGACGGTAGTTGGAGCTGGCTTGGCTCTGATGCAGACTATTCGGATTCGTTCGACATCGAAGCGGGTCCCGATGACTATGCTCCACTGGTTCAACTCCTCGACCTGGTGAACAACGGAACCGAGGAGGAGATCGCAGCGCAGCTGCCGAACCTGCTCGACATCGACTCATTCGCGACCTACCTGGCGTTTGAGGAACTCGTCAATAACTCCGACGACATTGACGGTCCCGGTAACAACTCGTACCTCTTCTGGGATTCGACGACCCAGAAGTTCACTGTCGTCGCATGGGACCACAATCTCGCCTTCGGTGGGTCACCGGGCGGCATGGGCGGAACGTCTTCGGGGATGCCTAGTGGCATGCCGAGCGGCATGCGGCCCTCAGACATGCCGAGCGATTGGCAAAGCGGTGGTATGCCGGGTGGGCAGGGCAACGGCATGCCGGCTGGGCAGATGCCCAGTGGCATGCCGAGCGACATGCAATCTTCAGGCGGCGCTTGGGGCGGTGGCATGCCTGGCGGCATGGGTGGTAACAACCCGTTAGTGACTGCTTTCGAAGCCAACGAGGAGTGGACGGCGCTCAAGACTCAGGCTGCCAGCGATCTTCAGTCGGCTCTGATCGATTCCGGGGCCTTGACGAGTAGTCTCGATCGCTGGGTGGAGGTCGTCAAGAGCTCAGGCCTGATCGATGAGGCGACGATCACCAGTGAAGCGGACCAGATCCGCTCCTACGCGTGA
- a CDS encoding HAD-IIA family hydrolase produces MKRTPRDIECWLTDKDGVLLQGDVPLPGASDLINCWVDTSRRFLMLTNDSSYTARDLSARLEQAGLIVPEENLWTSALATADFLAGQHPGARLYVVGEVGLTTALHDAGFVMVEEDPDYVVVGETRTYSFEAITMAINHIIGGARFIATNPDTLGTSPTGVLPATGSVIALITAATNRRPYVVGKPNPMMFRSAMNRIKAHSETTAMIGDRMDTDIVAGIEAGLFTVLVLTGITGRKDLERFPYRPNLVVESAAALRKML; encoded by the coding sequence ATGAAGAGGACTCCTCGCGACATCGAATGCTGGCTGACCGACAAAGATGGCGTACTGCTCCAAGGCGACGTCCCCCTCCCGGGTGCCTCCGATCTGATCAACTGCTGGGTTGACACCTCGCGCCGCTTCCTGATGCTGACCAACGACTCGAGCTACACCGCCCGGGATCTTTCGGCCCGTCTCGAGCAGGCTGGGCTGATCGTCCCCGAGGAGAATCTGTGGACCTCGGCACTTGCGACCGCCGACTTCCTGGCCGGCCAGCATCCCGGAGCACGGCTCTATGTCGTCGGCGAGGTCGGCCTGACCACGGCCCTGCACGATGCCGGCTTCGTCATGGTCGAGGAGGATCCCGACTACGTCGTGGTCGGCGAGACCCGCACGTACTCCTTCGAGGCGATCACCATGGCGATCAATCACATCATCGGCGGTGCCCGCTTCATCGCAACGAACCCCGACACGCTCGGCACCAGCCCGACGGGCGTGCTGCCCGCCACCGGTTCGGTCATCGCCCTCATCACGGCGGCGACAAATCGTCGTCCCTATGTCGTCGGCAAGCCCAATCCGATGATGTTCCGCAGTGCGATGAACCGCATCAAGGCGCACAGCGAAACCACGGCCATGATCGGCGATCGTATGGATACCGACATCGTTGCCGGCATCGAGGCAGGGTTGTTCACCGTGCTCGTCCTCACCGGCATCACCGGACGCAAGGACCTGGAGCGTTTCCCCTATCGTCCGAACCTGGTGGTGGAGTCGGCGGCAGCACTACGCAAGATGCTGTGA
- a CDS encoding error-prone DNA polymerase: protein MGYHNPPIPWRQLEGTLTGRKPPAEQEAPFSWKRAPYQAPPIVRPAHVVPYAELHAHSSFSFLDGASGPVELVEEAERLGLHGLALTDHDGLYGIVRFAEAAEATSVKTVFGAELSLDLPAPQKGVPDPVGSHLLVLARGEAGYHRLAGALTAAQLAGQEKGRPVYDLDGLSDQAGGDWVILTGCRKGTIRQALRAGGHREASRELADLVERFGRDRVYVELTDHGGPLDSTHNDALATLAAQAELPVIATGNVHYAAPVRHLLAQAVAAVRANRSLDELDGWLPAAGTAFLRSGAEMQALFARYPGAVERTVELADDLAFPLRRAKPALPKQEVPDGHTPMSWLRRLVWQAVPRKYPDLDESGRSRIEHELDVIEAKDFPGYFLIVHDIVAEARRRGILCQGRGSAANSAVCYLLDITAVDAIFYRLPFERFLSSLREEEPDIDVDFDSDRREEIIQWVFERYGRERAAQVCNVIQYRPKNAVRDIAKALGYSPGQQDAFSRDIERWGGPIGADGSNDIPPQVAELANQLLKAPRHLGIHSGGMVLTERPVGEVVPIEHARMPGRTVIQWDKDDAAWMGLVKFDLLGLGMLAALQHCFDLIRASTGETWELATLPKEEKAVYDMLCRADSIGVFQVESRAQMGLLPRLQPRKFYDLAIQIALIRPGPIQGGAVHPFVRRKLGAEPVSYLHPKLEPVLARTLGVPVFQEQLMQMAMAVGECSGEDADLLRRAMGSKRGLERIESVRERLYAGMERNGLVGEKADIIYRQIQAFANFGFAESHSLSFALLVYASSWIKLHYPAAFLAGLLRAQPMGFYSAETLTADARRHGVEVRRPDLQHSGVDAGVELLDPGSGGPTGMDACCERYQPSVGEFDPAAPDEGARHRRDGRFVVRLGLAGVHGIGKDVAARIVAERETGGQYRSMEDLVRRTGVTETQLSALATAGAFDCLGLTRRQALWRAGTAALDQAETLPGTIVALQPPLFAEQTGLERLADDLSSTGVSVDDHAIAHIRGSLAARGVLTSAELRTFEAGRRVSAAGLVTHRQRPSTASGITFVNLEDEFGLINVVCSAGLWKRYRRVARSSAALIVRGKLERSPEGIVNLLADRLEPLTIDVAHHSRDFR from the coding sequence ATGGGCTACCACAATCCGCCCATCCCATGGCGTCAGCTGGAAGGCACACTGACCGGCCGTAAGCCGCCGGCCGAACAGGAGGCGCCTTTTTCGTGGAAGCGGGCGCCCTACCAGGCGCCACCGATTGTGCGTCCCGCCCACGTCGTGCCATACGCCGAACTGCACGCCCATTCGTCCTTCTCATTTCTGGACGGCGCATCCGGTCCTGTCGAACTGGTCGAGGAGGCGGAGCGGCTCGGTCTGCACGGGCTGGCGCTGACCGATCACGACGGGCTCTATGGCATCGTCCGGTTCGCGGAGGCAGCCGAGGCGACCAGCGTGAAGACGGTTTTCGGAGCGGAGCTTTCGCTGGACTTGCCGGCGCCTCAAAAGGGCGTCCCCGATCCGGTCGGATCTCATCTGCTGGTGCTGGCTCGTGGCGAGGCGGGCTATCACCGGCTGGCCGGTGCTCTCACGGCCGCCCAGTTGGCTGGGCAGGAGAAGGGCCGGCCGGTCTACGATCTCGATGGTCTGAGCGACCAAGCCGGAGGCGATTGGGTGATTCTCACCGGATGCCGCAAGGGAACGATCCGTCAGGCACTGCGCGCCGGCGGCCATCGGGAGGCGTCGCGGGAGCTGGCAGATCTGGTGGAGCGGTTCGGCCGCGATCGGGTCTATGTCGAGCTGACCGATCACGGCGGTCCGCTGGATTCGACCCACAATGACGCGCTCGCCACGCTCGCCGCGCAGGCCGAGCTGCCGGTCATCGCGACCGGCAATGTGCACTATGCCGCCCCCGTCCGGCATCTGCTCGCTCAGGCGGTGGCTGCGGTGCGGGCCAACCGCAGCCTCGATGAGCTGGACGGCTGGCTGCCCGCCGCCGGGACCGCGTTCCTGCGTTCGGGGGCTGAGATGCAGGCGCTGTTCGCTCGTTACCCGGGTGCTGTCGAGCGCACGGTCGAGCTGGCCGACGACCTGGCGTTTCCGTTGCGGAGGGCAAAACCGGCGCTACCCAAACAAGAGGTGCCCGATGGCCACACGCCGATGTCGTGGCTGCGCCGGCTGGTCTGGCAGGCGGTGCCGCGCAAGTATCCCGATCTCGACGAGTCCGGACGCTCACGCATCGAGCATGAGCTGGATGTCATCGAGGCCAAGGATTTTCCGGGCTACTTCCTGATCGTCCATGACATTGTTGCCGAGGCCCGGCGCCGGGGGATTTTATGCCAGGGCCGGGGGTCGGCGGCCAACTCGGCGGTCTGCTACCTGCTCGACATCACCGCGGTCGATGCGATTTTCTACAGACTGCCGTTCGAACGGTTCTTGTCGTCGCTGCGTGAAGAAGAACCCGATATCGATGTCGATTTTGATTCCGACCGCCGAGAGGAGATCATCCAATGGGTTTTCGAAAGATACGGGCGCGAGCGTGCCGCCCAGGTCTGCAATGTCATTCAGTACCGGCCGAAGAATGCGGTGCGCGATATCGCCAAGGCTCTCGGCTACTCGCCGGGCCAACAAGACGCATTCTCCCGCGATATCGAACGCTGGGGTGGCCCGATCGGTGCCGATGGCAGCAATGACATTCCACCGCAGGTGGCCGAGTTGGCGAATCAACTGCTGAAGGCACCGCGTCATCTCGGTATCCACTCCGGCGGGATGGTGCTGACCGAGCGCCCGGTGGGCGAGGTGGTGCCGATCGAGCATGCCCGGATGCCTGGTCGCACGGTGATCCAGTGGGATAAGGACGATGCCGCCTGGATGGGGTTGGTGAAGTTCGATCTGCTGGGGTTGGGCATGCTGGCGGCCCTGCAGCACTGTTTCGACCTGATCCGGGCTTCCACCGGCGAGACGTGGGAACTCGCCACCTTGCCGAAGGAGGAGAAAGCGGTCTACGACATGTTGTGCCGGGCCGATTCGATCGGGGTTTTCCAAGTCGAATCCCGTGCTCAGATGGGCCTGCTGCCGAGACTGCAGCCGCGCAAGTTCTACGATCTGGCGATCCAGATCGCGCTGATCCGGCCTGGCCCGATCCAAGGTGGTGCGGTGCATCCGTTCGTCCGCCGCAAGCTCGGGGCCGAGCCGGTGAGTTATCTGCATCCGAAGCTGGAGCCGGTGCTGGCTCGCACGTTGGGGGTCCCGGTTTTTCAGGAGCAGCTGATGCAGATGGCGATGGCGGTCGGGGAGTGCTCGGGGGAGGACGCCGATCTGCTGCGCCGGGCGATGGGTTCGAAGCGCGGCCTGGAGCGGATCGAGTCGGTGCGGGAGCGGCTGTATGCGGGAATGGAGCGCAATGGGCTGGTGGGGGAGAAGGCCGATATCATCTACCGGCAGATCCAGGCCTTCGCCAATTTCGGTTTCGCCGAATCGCATTCGCTGAGCTTTGCGCTGCTGGTTTACGCGAGTTCGTGGATCAAATTGCATTACCCGGCTGCTTTTCTGGCCGGGCTGTTGCGGGCTCAGCCGATGGGTTTTTATTCAGCTGAGACGTTGACGGCAGACGCCCGCCGGCATGGGGTCGAGGTGCGTCGTCCCGACTTGCAGCATTCGGGCGTCGATGCGGGCGTGGAGCTGCTGGACCCGGGATCGGGCGGGCCGACCGGCATGGATGCGTGCTGTGAGCGGTACCAGCCGTCGGTGGGCGAGTTCGATCCGGCTGCACCTGATGAGGGGGCGAGGCATCGCCGGGATGGCAGGTTTGTGGTGCGGTTGGGGCTGGCCGGGGTACACGGCATCGGGAAGGATGTGGCCGCCCGGATCGTCGCTGAACGCGAGACGGGTGGGCAGTATCGCTCGATGGAGGATCTTGTTCGTCGCACCGGTGTGACCGAGACACAGTTGTCGGCGCTGGCCACGGCAGGGGCATTCGATTGCCTCGGGTTGACTCGGCGGCAGGCCTTGTGGCGGGCGGGTACAGCGGCACTCGATCAAGCCGAGACGCTGCCGGGGACCATCGTCGCGCTGCAGCCGCCGTTGTTCGCTGAGCAGACCGGGCTGGAGCGGTTGGCGGACGATCTGTCGTCGACCGGGGTGTCGGTCGACGATCATGCCATCGCTCATATTCGCGGAAGCCTGGCCGCGCGCGGGGTGCTGACATCGGCCGAGTTGCGCACCTTCGAGGCCGGACGCCGGGTGAGCGCGGCAGGTCTGGTGACCCACCGGCAGCGACCGTCGACTGCCTCGGGTATCACGTTCGTGAATCTGGAGGACGAGTTCGGGTTGATCAATGTGGTCTGCTCAGCGGGCCTGTGGAAGCGGTACCGGCGGGTGGCCCGATCGTCGGCCGCGCTGATCGTGCGCGGCAAACTGGAGCGTTCACCGGAAGGAATCGTCAATCTGCTGGCCGATCGTCTGGAGCCGCTGACGATCGATGTGGCGCACCATTCGCGGGACTTCCGTTGA